GCCTCGTTCAGGTACACGCCGCGTTTTTTGCCAAACGCAGACAGGTAATCCAGCTCGGCCGTGGTCAGCTGCTCTCCGGTTTCCACGCTATTGTATTCAAAAGCGGGATTGATAATGAGCATCAGGCCATTGGGTTGGGCAATGTCGCGGTACACGGCTTCCAGGTCGTGCAGGTTCTCGCGGAACACGGTAAACAGAATATCGGGCCGCTCCCCCAGCTCTTTGGCTACGCGGATACTTTCCAGCACGAAGTCGTAGCAAGCCACGCCCCGGCCTTTGTCGTGCACTTCCTTCTCGGAGGCGTCGAGGGAAAAATGCAGCATATCTACCTTACCCTTCAATTTTTCGGCGTACTTGGGGTAGAGCAGGCAGTTGGTGGTGAGCGTAGTAATAAAGCCCATGTCGTGGGCCAGGCCCACAAACTCGTGAATCTGACGATGCAGCAGCGGCTCACCGCCAGTAAAGTCGACCACACTCACGCCCAGGCGCTTCAGGTCCCGTAGGTTCTGCTCTACGTCGGCGAGTTGAATATAAGGCGAGGGTTTCTCCCAGATATCACAAAACGAGCACCGGGCGTTGCACCGGTACGTGACGTAGTAATTGCAAAGCACCGGGTGACGAACAATCCGCATAATGGCCTAAAGGTACGCAGGAGTTAGAGGAGAAAGCGCCGAACCGGCTCCGCACCGCTATTAGCTTTAGTGCTGCAGAATACCGCGGCCTAGGTCCCATTGTTTGGGAGTGGCCGCTAGGGCTTCGGGCGTGGCGGGTCCGTAGTGCTCCAGGTAGTAGTTGCAGAAGCCTTTCAACGGGCAATTAGGGCAGTCGGGTTTGGTAAAAAAGCAGATGTGCTGCCCGTGCCAATAGTTGTGCTTATGAAAGTTGAGCAGCACTAAGGCATCCTTGGGCAGCTGCGCCAAAAGCACCTGATGCGCTTTTTCCACTGATACTTTCGGCCCGATCATGCCCACGCGCTGGGCTACCCGGTGCACGTGCGTATCGACGGGCAGCACCGGCTTCTGGTAGTTGAAGAGTAATACCAACGAGGCAGTCTTTAACCCAATACCTGGCATATTGGTTAGCCATTCCAATCCCTTCTCGACCGGCCACTCGGCCAGGAAATCGAGCGTAAAACTGCCCTGCTCCTCCTTGATGCGGCGCAGAATCTCCTGGATGCGGGGAGCTTGCGTGTCGGGCCAGCGGGTGGTACGAATGGCATGCGCTAAGTCGACCGTGGGCACGGCCAGCACACCTTCCCAATCCCCAAAAGCCTCCAGCATCCGGTCGTAGGCCAGTTCCTCGTCGTGGTGGGTCGTGCGGTGCGAAAGCAGCGTGCTGATTAGCTCCCGCATGGGCGTGCGACGTGGCTTAGGGTCCAGAGGCCCGAAAAACTCATTTAAAATCACGTGGTCCTGCCAAGTCTTGTCGGCGGCGGGCAGCGAATAGGCATCAGTCATGTCTGGTTGTACCGCTCCAGCTCCGACGGGGTTGCCCTGCAAGGGTCCATAGATGGTTTTACCGGCAGTTACAGTTCGGTTTCGGGCACAAAAAAAGGCGGCACCCGAGGGCACCGCCTTTTCAAATTTGACAGCGTAAGTGCTTAGATAGTGCCTTTTTCGGCAGCCTTCTTCAGCTTTTCGTTAGCGAAGATGGCAACTTCCACGCGGCGGTTAGCAATCCGGCCAGCTTCGGTCGAGTTGTCGGCTACCGGCTGCTTCGAGCCGTAACCCGTTACCGTGAAGCGCGAAGCATCTACCCCTTGCTGCTGAGCGTAGTTAGCTACAGCCTGAGCCCGGCGCTGCGACAGAGGATCGTTGACGGCATCCGAACCGCTAGTGTCGGTGTGGCCTTCCACGATTACGTTCGTGTCATTGTACTTGATGAGGGTCTTAGCCAACTCAGCAATGTTCTCCTGGGCCGTCGAGGTCAGAGCAGCCGAGTTCTTGGCGAACAGCAGGCCCGAATCGAAGGTAATTTTGATGCCTTCACCAACCCGCTCTACCCGGGCACCAGCCATCTCACGCTTCAGCTCAGCAGCCTGCTTGTCCATGCGACGACCGATCAGGGCACCAGCACCACCACCCACGGCAGCACCGATAATTGCGCCTTTGGCCGTACCCGACTTACCACCAATTACACGGCCCAGTACGGCACCACCAGCGGCACCACCCAAACCACCGATAATAGCGCCTTTAGCCGTTTTGCTCCAAGGCTTTTTCTCCGTGGGAGTCGTCGTCTGAGCCTGGGCATAGTTGGTGCCCAGCAGCAACACTGCCATCATGAATGCGATATACGAACGAAGGGTTTTCATCTTGTAAGGAGTTTGTGTTTTTGGTGTGATGTAAATATGCAGAGGTTTTTCTTTTGAAAAACGAACACCCGCTTTTACCAGCGAGCTTGATCGTTTGCTGTTAAGCATTTTGCAATCCCCTTGCCAAACTGTGGCACGAGCCGAAAAAAAGTTTAAAAACTGCTATTAGAGCCTACTAAGAGGCTTTTAGAGAAGCTAAATTGTTTTGCATAACGCCAAACAATGAGAAGTTATTGCAAGCTGCAGCTTATTTAAACCCACTCTTTTATTCCTAGCCTACAATTATTTATTTTAACATAAATCTATTTTCTACAACTCCTTACTGATTCAAACTAATTAGTCTGAATTTATCTTACTCAACAAGCAAAGCATTATGGGCTGGTTACCGTCTAAAAAAAGAAATTAAAAAAGGCCGCACCAGAGTGGTGCGGCCTTTTTATCTCGAAGCTTTACTTATCAGCTTACAGGGTGCCGTTTTCGGCAGCCTTCTTCATTTTCTCGTTGGCGAAAATGGCTACCTCTACGCGGCGGTTAGCCTGCTTGCCTTCGGCCGTGGTATTGTCGGCTACGGGCTGCGACGAGCCATATCCTTTCGTCTGAACGCGGGAAGCATCAACCCCTTGGCCAATGGTGTAGTTGGCTACAGCCTGAGCCCGGCGCTCCGACAGCGGCTGGTTGATGGCATCCGAACCAGAATTGTCGGTGTGGCCTTCTACAATAACGTTGGTGTCGGGATACTTCTTCAGCACTTCAGCCATTTTGGTGATTTCGCTTTGCGAAGCGGCCCGCAGGTCAGACTTGTTGGTATCGAACAGGATGCCCGAGTCGAAGGTAATTTTGATACCCTCGCCTACCCGCTCAACGCGGGCGTTTTTCATGTCGCGCTGCAGTTCTTCGGCCTGCTTGTCCATTTTGCGGCCAATCAGAGCACCGCCGGTACCACCGACAGCAGCACCAATGATAGCCCCAGCAGCAGTACCATTTTTACCACCGATTACGCGGCCCAGTACGGCACCGGCAGCAGCACCGGCACCGGCACCAATCAGGCCACCTTTGGCCGTTTTGCTCATACCAGTTTTACGGGCGCCCGTGCCGTTGTTCGTAGAAAGGTCGGGCTGGCTGGCGGGCTGCGATGAGGCGCAGGAGCCGAGGAACATGGTCAGGGCCATGAACAGAGCCAGAAGGGATTTAGGAGATTTCATCAGAAGAGAATTGGTGGAAGGAAAAAAGAGCGGGTTTACTTAGCAATCCGGATGTGCTTACTTGACTTATTGGCAAAATGTTCGCCAAATATAGACAGCAGCCTATACGAAGCTGAACAACTGTTTATTTTTTTCGCCGAGAGCAAGAAGAAAGCCCGCTCAACGCACCTGTTGTACGTTAAACGGGCTTTTTCCAAAAAGCTTGCCGAAAATGCCACCGGTGCTAGCCTAACGTAGGTTGGGGCTGAGGCACAGTGACTTCCGCAGGCCGCAACATGGTGAGCAAATCGGTGAGGCGCTGCTTAAGGTCTTTGCGGTCAACGATAAAATCGAGGAAGCCGTGCTCCAGCACAAATTCGGAGCTCTGAAAATCCTTGGGCAGGTCCTTGCCGATGGTTTCCTTGATAACCCGGGGACCAGCAAAGCCGATCAGGGCCCCGGGCTCGGCAATGTTGAAGTCGCCGAGCATGGCGAAGGAAGCCGTAACGCCGCCCGTGGTAGGGTCAGTGAGCATGGAAATGTAGGGAATGCCAGCCTCCGACAGCAGCGCCAGCTTAGCGGAGGTTTTGGCCATCTGCATCAGCGAGTAGCCAGCCTCCATCATGCGCGCCCCACCCGATTTGGAAATCATCAGGAACGGAATGCGGTGTTGGCGGGCATAATCGATGGCGCGGGCAATTTTCTCACCTACCACCGAGCCCATGGAGCCACCGATAAATTTGAAGTCCATGCAGGCTACTACCAGTTCCAGGCCATTGAGGCGGCCATGGGCGGTGCGCACGGCATCTTTCAGGCCAGTGCTCTTCTGAGTGGCCGCCACGCGCTGCGGATACGCTTTGGTATCGACGAAATGGAGCGGGTCGCCGGAAGTCAGGTTCGCATCCAGCTCGGTAAACTGGTTGTGGTCGAACAGAATTTCAAAGTACTCGGCCGAGTCGACCCGGTCGTGGTGGTTGCATTTGGCGCAGGTATAGAGCAGCCGTTTGTGCTCGGCCATGGTAGCCACCGTTTTGCACTCGGGGCACTTATACCACAGACCGTCGGGCGTCTCCTTCTTCTGCTCCGTCGGGGTGACGATGCCTTTCTCTACGCGCTTAAACCAAGACATTGCGGAAGTCATTCTTAGATAGTGGGAAGCTGCAAAGTACGACAAGTAACGGCCTATGGCCAATACAGGGGGTACTTTCAGCGAGTGTGTGGTTGGCAAAGGTAAGGCAGCCGCCCGATTACATTGCTATGTGCCGGGCGGCGGGCTTCCGGGCTTTTACGCAAGCGTAATCGTTTGGTCGAGGCAAGTGTCCTGAATGGCATGGAGCAGCGCCTGGGTTTCGGCGCCTGGAGCAAGAGAAGCGGCCATAGGGGTACTTAGGAAAGAGAAATACGAAAACCTAACCAAATATAGGTCGAAAAACCGACGGTGGCGGGCTGTGACTGGCAGATCCGGCCGAGCCTCGCTACCTTGCCGCGGGGATGCTGATTGACTACGAAAGCAGACCCTGTTTGTGCTTATTTAAGATAATACCTGCGTGAAAAAAACTTCTTCTTTCCTGCTGGGCCTGGCTGTGCTGGCGGGCACGACGCTGCCGGGCTGCGTGGCGTCCAAAAAATACGACGACCTGCGCGCCCGGCAGCAAGCCACTGAGCAGGGCAAGGCCGAAGCCGAGCGCCAGCAGCGGCAGGCTGTGGCCGAGCTGAAAAAAACCACCGATGAGCTCACCGAAATGCGCCTGGCCAACAAGCGCCTCACGGAGGATTCGGCCCAGACTGGCAATGCCCTGCGCCGCACCCGCTCGCTCTACACCCAACTCACCGACAGCTACGACAAACTACTCAAAAACAGCGACCGGGCCATGGCCGATAAGTCGGCCGACTACAACAAAGTAGCCAAGGACCTAGCCCGCCGCGAGGCTGAGCTGGGCGAGCTGGATACCAACCTGCGCCGCAGTAAAGCCGATATCGACAAGCTGAATGTTGACCTGAAGGTGCGCGAAGCCAAGCTGGCCGAGCTGACCCAGGCTCTGGCCGATAAGGACAAAGCCGTGAATGACCTGCGGGCCAGCGTGAGCAACGCCCTACGCGGCTTCCAGGGTACCGATCTGCAAGTAAAAATGAAGGACGGCAAGGTGTACGTGTCCCTGTCGGAGCAGCTGCTGTTCAAGACGGGCTCGACTAAAGTGGACCCCAAGGGCCAGGAGGCCCTGAAGCAGCTGGCGGCGGTGCTCAAAACCCAGCCCGATGTGAACGTGGTGGTGGAAGGCCACACCGACAACGTACCCTTCAATCGGCCCACGGCCGCCATGCAGGACAACTGGGATTTGAGCGTGCTGCGGGCCACCGAAATTGCCCGCCTCATTACGAGCGGCGGCGTGGAGCCCCAGCGGATTACGGCCTCAGGCCGCAGCCAATACATTCCGGTAGTCCAAAACGACTCGCCGGGCAACAAAGCCCTGAACCGCCGCACCGAAATTATCCTGACGCCCAAGCTCAATGAGCTGCTCAAGATTCTGGACTCGAACTCGACTTCGGCAACTTCCGGTAAATAAGCTATTTACAAGGGTTGCTTCCAAGCTGGATATATAGTACTTTCAGGGTATATTTTTTACCAAAGCAGCCTTCGGGCTGCTTTCTTTTTGTCGCCCATTTCTTTCTATAGTTTCACTATTACCCACCTTTATGCGTCCAAGATTCCCACTCTCGCTTTTGCTTATTGCTATAATCTGGCTTAGCAATACGGCCACAACTTATGCCAGCCATATTCTGGGTGGCGAGTTGCTGTATGAATACACTGGCAACCTTGCCCGCCCGAATGAATACAAGGTGACGGCCCGGTTGTATCAGGAGTACCTCCAGACCAACATTGAGTCTACGCGTCCTACGCTGACGGTGACCAAGGGTAATTGTTCAATAAATGCTGAGCGTTTCTCGACAGAGTTAACGCGCATTTCCCGAATTACTACTTCCCCGCTGGGCTGCACGGGCGACTTTAGCTACCTGATAACCGTTTTTGAAGGCACTGTGCAATTGCCCCCGGGCGTCTGGACGCTGAGCTTGAATGAAGAGAACCGCTCATTTGGTATGCGCAATATTGAGCGTTCCGAAGATAGGGGTTTTCATATAGAATCCTTCCTGGATAACACTTCCCAGCTCGTTAACAACTCCCCTAAGTTTACGTCCTTTACTCTGCCTTACCTATGTGCCAGCCAGCCGCACCGCTACAGCTTTACGGCCTTTGATGTGGATGGCGACTCTTTAGCTTACCAATCCGTGCAGCCCCAGGCTGGCAACGGCCAGCAAACCTTCTGCGGCTTTCCCATCCCTTACACCAGTTACGAAGCGGGGGTATTGCAGGACCCGGTTAGTGGTCAGACGGTAAACTACCCCGCCCGGACGTATTCGCCTGAAAACCCACTATTCTCCTTCCAAATTGGGAATGGTGTGGCAACGCCCTTTTTCCAACTTAACGCGGCTACCGGAGAGCTAGAGGCTTTTCCGGTTATCAGCAAGGTTGGGCCTTATGTGGTGGCCGTCCGCGTAAATGAGTTCCGAAAGTTAAACGGCAGCTGGGTCAAGATTGGCAGTGTGACGCGGGACGTAATATACTCCGTATTTGTGGGTAGTGGCAACCGCAATCCGCGTGTGAGTGGCTTGCGGGTTGGCAACGGCCAATCCGCCCAGGCCCTCGATCAGCCCATTCGCGTAGCAGCGGGCCAGACGGTTTCGGTTACGCTCAACGCTACCGACCCCGACGCGGGCCAAACCGTGCGCTTCAGCAGTGATGCGGCCTCGGTAGTTCCGGGCGCTTCTTTTCAAACGACAGGAGCAACTCAGGGTCTTCTCACCTGGGAGGTACCGGCTACCCTAAAGGCCGGCCGCTACTCCTTCAATGTCACCGTAGCCGATAATGGCTGCCCCCTTAATGGCACCGAAGTCCGGACCATTACCTTCTTAGTCGGGTCGCCAACGTTGGCTGCTAAAGCTGCTCAACCCCATATTCTGACGGCCTTCCCCCTACCTTTCCACGACCAAGTGCAGTTTCAGCTGGAAGCCCGCCGCACGCAGGCCGTCGTCGTTACCGATGAGTTGGGCCGCGAAGTAGCCCACCTGACCAGCCGCCCCGACGGCCTAGTGGTATGGCAGCCAACGGCGACGGTGCCGGCCGGTCTATATTTTGCTCGCAGCATCGACGGTCGGCAAGTAGCGCGTCTGTTACGCTCGGCTGCTCAGTAATACATTGTTCAATCAGCAAGGAGGGCGGGTTTCCTACGTAAGGAAATCCGCCCTTTTGTATGGTAGAGGGGTTGCCGTTAACCCAGTTTCTCAAGCTATGCACGGGCAGCGGTTCCGCTTCCCGAATTTAATTCAGGCAGGAAACCACCCTAGTGCCGCCACCACTGCCCCGGTAACGGCCCGGCCGCTACTTCCACCCGCTGGCCGGGCGCGGGCAGCAACAGTGGTACCTCGGGGCCAGCGGCGGCCACCAGGCGCTCGGCGGGCTCGGTCCAGGCATGGAAAGCCAGGTTGAACGTGGCCCAGTGCAACGGCAAAAACGCCCCACCACCCAGAGCCCGGTGCGCCGCCAGGGCGTGGTCGGGGCCCATGTGAATATCGGCCCACAGCTCGTCGTAAGCCCCGACTTCCAGCATCACCAGATCAAATGGTCCGTAGGCCGCCCCGATTTCCCGGAACCCGGCTTCGTATGGGCCGGAGTCGCCGCCGAAAAAGGCGCGGTGCGTGGGGCCCAGCAAGCACCAAGAGGCCCAGAGCGTATTGTCGCGGGTGAGGCGGCGACCTGAAAAGTGCCGGGCCGGCGTAGCCACCAGTGTGTGCGTGGAGCCCAGCGTTGCCTCCTGCCACCAGTCCAGCTCGGTTATCTGGCCGGTCGGCACGCCCCAGCGGCGCAGGTGCCCACCCACGCCGAGCGGGCAAAAGAAGGGCACACCCGTGCGCCCCAACTCCCGAATGGCGTCTTTGTCGAGGTGGTCGTAATGGTCGTGGGATAACACGACGGCGTCGAGCAGGGGTAATTCGGCCAGTTGAAGCGGGGGCGAGAAAAAGCGTTTAGGCCCGGCCATACTCAGCGGCGAAGCCCGCAGCCGCCACACCGGGTCGGTCAGAATCCGCTTGCCGTCCAGCTCGACCAGCGTCGAGGAATGGCCAAACCACGTCACGCGCAGAGCGGTGGCGGGCACGGGCTCGGCCAGCGCCGCCACGTCGGCCCGAAACGGCCCCAGCGGCTTTTTGGGCTCCCGCTCCTCCGTGCCACGCAGCCAGCGGCTCATCATCCGGCCGTAGTCCATCGACATGCCCGTGGGAATAGAATTCAGGTACTTTTTGCCGGTAAACTGCGAGGCGGTTTTCATGCGGGAAGAGATAAGAAGAATCCGAATACTGCTGCCTTAGACGAGCGGCTGGGCCGGATACTTTACTCACCCCACTTTATTTCAGCGCCGTTCGTACCACTGGCAGGGCCTGCTGCACCCAGAGCTGCATCTGCCGGCCTGAGTAGTGGAGGCCGTCGGGAGCAAATTGGGTGGCATCGCCCGCGGCAGCTCGGGTGGCGGAAGTCACGTCAACGAACACGACTCCGGCCTGCTGGCACTCGTCGCGCGCTACGGCGTTGAACTGGTCGATTTCCCGACTGATCTGGGCCTGATCGTAGGACTGGCCAAAGGGGGAACGGCCCCAGTCCGGAATCGACAGCACAAAGACCCGCCCCGGTCGGTTGCCAGCAAGCCCGGTGGCCGTGCCCAGCAATTGCCGAAACTCGGTGCGGTACGTGGCCTGGGGCTGCCCCCGAAATTGGTTGTTCACCCCAATCATCAAGGACACCAGGTCGTAGGTTTTCTGAATATTGGCCGCCTCAATAGCCCGTTGCAGCTCGGAAGTGGTCCAGCCGGTGCGGGCAATAATGACGGGCGAAGCCAAGCCGGCGGCCTGGGCCAGCTGCCTGCTCCACCGGTCGGCTTCAGCCACTCCCTGCCCGATGGTATACGAGTCGCCCAGGGCCAGATATGTACTGCCGGAGGCGGGAATATCCGTGCCCGGGCTGCTGCTGGGCATCGGCCGCTCAGCTTCATCCTGGGTACAACCAAAGCCGATGAAAAGGCACAGAAAAAGCAGCAGACGCATAAGTAACAGAAAGAACCTCCCCCATATACGGCCGCAGCCGGCCCGCAGATTGGCCCCAGCTCTCAGCCGTGCCACCGCATAAAATTCACAGGAGCCCGGATAAAAATTATGGGAAGCCGGATGAATTTCATCCAGCTTCCCATAAAACATAGGCGGAGCCTACGTCAGGTTGAACAACAGCGTACCCCGCGTTTAGCCGATGGCCTGCTTGAGGTCCTCAATCAAATCTTCCACGTCCTCGATGCCCACGCTGAGGCGAATCAGGGAGTCGGAGAGGCCGGCGGCCTTGCGGGCTTCGGCCGGAATGCTGGCGTGGGTCATGGTGGCGGGGTGGCCCGAGAGGCTTTCCACCCCACCGAGGCTTTCGGCCAACGAAAACAGCTGGAATTTCTCCAGTACGGCCACGGCGTCCTCTTTCCGGTCGCCCTGCAGCACGAAAGAAATCATGCCCCCGAAGTCGTTCATCTGCCGGGCGGCTACTTCGTGGTTAGGGTGGTCAGTAAAGCCGGGCCAGAACACTTTCTCCACCTTGGGGTGGGCCTTGAGGTATTCGGCCACAGCGCGGCCGTTTTCGCAGTGGCGCTGCATCCGGATGTGCAGGGTTTTGAGGCCGCGCAGCACCAGGAAGCAGTCCTGGGGGCCAGGCGTGCCGCCGCAGGCGTTCTGGTAGAAGCTCAGGCGCTCATGCACTTGGTCGTCGTTGAGTACGATGGCGCCCATCACGGTATCAGAATGGCCAGCCATGTATTTAGTCAGGGAGTACACCACGATGTCGGCACCCAGCTCCAGCGGAGTTTGAAGGTACGGCGTCGAGAAGGTGTTGTCGACGACCAACAGGGCGCCGGCCTCCTTGGCCACTTGAGCGGCGGCAGCAATATCAATGACGTTGAGCAGCGGG
Above is a genomic segment from Hymenobacter cellulosivorans containing:
- a CDS encoding radical SAM protein, whose protein sequence is MRIVRHPVLCNYYVTYRCNARCSFCDIWEKPSPYIQLADVEQNLRDLKRLGVSVVDFTGGEPLLHRQIHEFVGLAHDMGFITTLTTNCLLYPKYAEKLKGKVDMLHFSLDASEKEVHDKGRGVACYDFVLESIRVAKELGERPDILFTVFRENLHDLEAVYRDIAQPNGLMLIINPAFEYNSVETGEQLTTAELDYLSAFGKKRGVYLNEAFIQLRKDGGNHVAAPVCKAASTTLVISPSNELVVPCYHLGEQKFPIQGQLYDLYQSPEVGRMVALEGRLPQCEGCTINCYMQPSFAVEINKYFWQALPSTLKYNVQKGTWRRMLAR
- a CDS encoding endonuclease III domain-containing protein, with protein sequence MTDAYSLPAADKTWQDHVILNEFFGPLDPKPRRTPMRELISTLLSHRTTHHDEELAYDRMLEAFGDWEGVLAVPTVDLAHAIRTTRWPDTQAPRIQEILRRIKEEQGSFTLDFLAEWPVEKGLEWLTNMPGIGLKTASLVLLFNYQKPVLPVDTHVHRVAQRVGMIGPKVSVEKAHQVLLAQLPKDALVLLNFHKHNYWHGQHICFFTKPDCPNCPLKGFCNYYLEHYGPATPEALAATPKQWDLGRGILQH
- a CDS encoding OmpA family protein translates to MKTLRSYIAFMMAVLLLGTNYAQAQTTTPTEKKPWSKTAKGAIIGGLGGAAGGAVLGRVIGGKSGTAKGAIIGAAVGGGAGALIGRRMDKQAAELKREMAGARVERVGEGIKITFDSGLLFAKNSAALTSTAQENIAELAKTLIKYNDTNVIVEGHTDTSGSDAVNDPLSQRRAQAVANYAQQQGVDASRFTVTGYGSKQPVADNSTEAGRIANRRVEVAIFANEKLKKAAEKGTI
- a CDS encoding OmpA family protein, translated to MKSPKSLLALFMALTMFLGSCASSQPASQPDLSTNNGTGARKTGMSKTAKGGLIGAGAGAAAGAVLGRVIGGKNGTAAGAIIGAAVGGTGGALIGRKMDKQAEELQRDMKNARVERVGEGIKITFDSGILFDTNKSDLRAASQSEITKMAEVLKKYPDTNVIVEGHTDNSGSDAINQPLSERRAQAVANYTIGQGVDASRVQTKGYGSSQPVADNTTAEGKQANRRVEVAIFANEKMKKAAENGTL
- the accD gene encoding acetyl-CoA carboxylase, carboxyltransferase subunit beta, whose translation is MSWFKRVEKGIVTPTEQKKETPDGLWYKCPECKTVATMAEHKRLLYTCAKCNHHDRVDSAEYFEILFDHNQFTELDANLTSGDPLHFVDTKAYPQRVAATQKSTGLKDAVRTAHGRLNGLELVVACMDFKFIGGSMGSVVGEKIARAIDYARQHRIPFLMISKSGGARMMEAGYSLMQMAKTSAKLALLSEAGIPYISMLTDPTTGGVTASFAMLGDFNIAEPGALIGFAGPRVIKETIGKDLPKDFQSSEFVLEHGFLDFIVDRKDLKQRLTDLLTMLRPAEVTVPQPQPTLG
- a CDS encoding OmpA/MotB family protein — encoded protein: MKKTSSFLLGLAVLAGTTLPGCVASKKYDDLRARQQATEQGKAEAERQQRQAVAELKKTTDELTEMRLANKRLTEDSAQTGNALRRTRSLYTQLTDSYDKLLKNSDRAMADKSADYNKVAKDLARREAELGELDTNLRRSKADIDKLNVDLKVREAKLAELTQALADKDKAVNDLRASVSNALRGFQGTDLQVKMKDGKVYVSLSEQLLFKTGSTKVDPKGQEALKQLAAVLKTQPDVNVVVEGHTDNVPFNRPTAAMQDNWDLSVLRATEIARLITSGGVEPQRITASGRSQYIPVVQNDSPGNKALNRRTEIILTPKLNELLKILDSNSTSATSGK
- a CDS encoding putative Ig domain-containing protein, which produces MRPRFPLSLLLIAIIWLSNTATTYASHILGGELLYEYTGNLARPNEYKVTARLYQEYLQTNIESTRPTLTVTKGNCSINAERFSTELTRISRITTSPLGCTGDFSYLITVFEGTVQLPPGVWTLSLNEENRSFGMRNIERSEDRGFHIESFLDNTSQLVNNSPKFTSFTLPYLCASQPHRYSFTAFDVDGDSLAYQSVQPQAGNGQQTFCGFPIPYTSYEAGVLQDPVSGQTVNYPARTYSPENPLFSFQIGNGVATPFFQLNAATGELEAFPVISKVGPYVVAVRVNEFRKLNGSWVKIGSVTRDVIYSVFVGSGNRNPRVSGLRVGNGQSAQALDQPIRVAAGQTVSVTLNATDPDAGQTVRFSSDAASVVPGASFQTTGATQGLLTWEVPATLKAGRYSFNVTVADNGCPLNGTEVRTITFLVGSPTLAAKAAQPHILTAFPLPFHDQVQFQLEARRTQAVVVTDELGREVAHLTSRPDGLVVWQPTATVPAGLYFARSIDGRQVARLLRSAAQ
- a CDS encoding MBL fold metallo-hydrolase translates to MKTASQFTGKKYLNSIPTGMSMDYGRMMSRWLRGTEEREPKKPLGPFRADVAALAEPVPATALRVTWFGHSSTLVELDGKRILTDPVWRLRASPLSMAGPKRFFSPPLQLAELPLLDAVVLSHDHYDHLDKDAIRELGRTGVPFFCPLGVGGHLRRWGVPTGQITELDWWQEATLGSTHTLVATPARHFSGRRLTRDNTLWASWCLLGPTHRAFFGGDSGPYEAGFREIGAAYGPFDLVMLEVGAYDELWADIHMGPDHALAAHRALGGGAFLPLHWATFNLAFHAWTEPAERLVAAAGPEVPLLLPAPGQRVEVAAGPLPGQWWRH
- a CDS encoding SGNH/GDSL hydrolase family protein → MRLLLFLCLFIGFGCTQDEAERPMPSSSPGTDIPASGSTYLALGDSYTIGQGVAEADRWSRQLAQAAGLASPVIIARTGWTTSELQRAIEAANIQKTYDLVSLMIGVNNQFRGQPQATYRTEFRQLLGTATGLAGNRPGRVFVLSIPDWGRSPFGQSYDQAQISREIDQFNAVARDECQQAGVVFVDVTSATRAAAGDATQFAPDGLHYSGRQMQLWVQQALPVVRTALK
- a CDS encoding cystathionine gamma-synthase; the protein is MKFGTKAIHAGVHPDPTTGAIMTPIYQTSTYVQRSPGDHKGYEYSRTHNPTRTQLQDALAALDNGKHGLAFASGMAATDCVIKLLQPGDEVISTNDLYGGSYRIFTKVYEPLGIKFHFVPMHDMEAVRAKVTERTKLIWVETPTNPLLNVIDIAAAAQVAKEAGALLVVDNTFSTPYLQTPLELGADIVVYSLTKYMAGHSDTVMGAIVLNDDQVHERLSFYQNACGGTPGPQDCFLVLRGLKTLHIRMQRHCENGRAVAEYLKAHPKVEKVFWPGFTDHPNHEVAARQMNDFGGMISFVLQGDRKEDAVAVLEKFQLFSLAESLGGVESLSGHPATMTHASIPAEARKAAGLSDSLIRLSVGIEDVEDLIEDLKQAIG